In one Alistipes sp. ZOR0009 genomic region, the following are encoded:
- a CDS encoding S46 family peptidase, whose translation MKKISILLVGLLLFGSTTLRADEGMWLLPLIEKLNMKDMKKAGLKLSAEDIYSINKSSLKDAIVIFGRGCTGEMISDQGLVLTNHHCGYGSIQQLSSVEHDYLKYGFWAMSKGEELPAPGLTVTFLERIQDVTPEFNKVLTPSMSETERAKAIAELSKKLSDQASSGKFIKAQVTPMYAGNQFYLFVYKVFSDVRLVGTPPESIGKFGADTDNWMWPRHTGDFSMFRVYADKDGNPAEYSANNVPFKPKKHLTISLKGVNKGDYTMIMGNPGRTNRYMTSWEIEEVLGISNPSRIKIRGIRQDIWMKDMQANDTVRIQYASKYAGSSNYWKNSIGMSRGLKRLKVHDKKEAQEAAFTAWVNQSPERVATYGSALGLIKEAVQGRKDYYNAIQYIAESIRGIEVVGAAARYSNMAIQAIESKKDMDKVKEAAAEFYKDYNEALDRKVAVAMFEVYKKDVAPTYYPSVYTDIQNKFNGSIEAYVNDLYNNSIFANQKKFNAFLANPSVDAIKNDPAYLASQSINTTLKGLSEKVTPFMEKLTKGQRGYIAGLLDMEKDKPHYPDANFTMRLTYGNVLDYYPADAVYYNFYTTMDGIMEKEDPNNWEFVVPAKLKELYMAKDFGQYAMKNGKMPVAFLSNNDITGGNSGSPIMNAKGELIGAAFDGNWEAMSGDIAFEPALQRTISVDIRYVLFIVDKFAGAKHLIDEMTIAK comes from the coding sequence ATGAAAAAAATCAGCATTCTGCTAGTTGGGTTGCTGCTTTTCGGCTCTACAACACTAAGAGCAGACGAGGGAATGTGGCTACTTCCCCTAATTGAAAAGCTCAACATGAAGGATATGAAAAAGGCTGGGCTTAAGCTTTCGGCCGAAGATATCTACAGCATCAACAAGAGCAGCCTTAAGGACGCCATTGTGATCTTTGGCCGTGGCTGTACTGGCGAAATGATCTCCGATCAAGGGCTTGTTCTTACCAACCACCACTGTGGATACGGCTCTATCCAACAGCTTAGCTCTGTTGAACACGACTACCTAAAGTATGGCTTCTGGGCAATGAGCAAGGGCGAAGAACTTCCTGCACCTGGCCTTACCGTTACCTTCCTCGAAAGAATTCAGGACGTAACCCCAGAGTTCAACAAGGTGCTTACCCCTTCGATGAGCGAAACTGAGCGTGCAAAAGCCATCGCTGAGCTTAGCAAGAAGCTCTCTGACCAAGCATCGTCGGGCAAGTTCATTAAAGCGCAGGTTACTCCAATGTATGCCGGCAACCAGTTCTACCTTTTTGTTTACAAGGTGTTCTCCGACGTTCGTCTGGTTGGAACTCCTCCAGAATCGATTGGTAAATTTGGTGCCGATACCGACAACTGGATGTGGCCTCGTCACACTGGCGACTTCTCGATGTTCCGCGTGTACGCCGATAAGGATGGAAATCCTGCCGAATACTCAGCCAACAACGTTCCTTTCAAGCCTAAAAAGCACCTTACCATCTCGCTAAAGGGCGTAAATAAGGGCGACTACACCATGATTATGGGTAACCCTGGCCGTACCAACCGCTACATGACCTCTTGGGAAATTGAAGAGGTGTTGGGTATCAGCAACCCTAGCCGCATCAAAATTCGTGGCATCCGCCAAGATATTTGGATGAAGGACATGCAGGCTAACGACACCGTACGCATTCAGTACGCCTCTAAATATGCTGGTTCGTCTAACTACTGGAAGAACTCTATCGGTATGAGCCGCGGCTTGAAGCGCCTAAAGGTTCACGACAAGAAGGAAGCTCAGGAAGCAGCCTTTACCGCTTGGGTAAACCAGTCGCCAGAAAGAGTTGCCACCTACGGTAGCGCCCTTGGCCTAATTAAGGAGGCTGTTCAAGGACGCAAAGACTACTACAACGCTATACAGTACATTGCAGAAAGCATCCGCGGTATAGAAGTTGTTGGAGCCGCTGCTCGCTACAGCAACATGGCCATTCAAGCCATCGAAAGTAAGAAGGATATGGATAAGGTTAAAGAAGCTGCAGCCGAATTCTACAAAGACTACAACGAGGCGCTAGACCGCAAGGTGGCCGTAGCCATGTTCGAAGTTTACAAGAAGGATGTTGCCCCAACCTACTACCCTTCGGTATATACCGATATCCAAAACAAGTTTAACGGTAGCATCGAGGCATACGTAAACGACCTTTACAACAACTCCATCTTTGCAAACCAAAAGAAGTTTAACGCTTTCCTTGCCAACCCATCGGTTGACGCAATCAAAAACGACCCAGCTTACCTGGCATCGCAAAGCATCAACACCACCCTTAAGGGCCTTTCTGAAAAGGTTACCCCTTTTATGGAGAAGCTAACTAAGGGACAACGCGGATATATCGCTGGCCTACTAGACATGGAGAAGGATAAGCCTCACTACCCCGATGCCAACTTCACCATGCGCTTAACCTACGGCAACGTGCTAGACTACTACCCTGCCGATGCGGTATACTACAACTTCTACACCACCATGGACGGTATCATGGAGAAGGAAGATCCAAACAACTGGGAATTCGTAGTGCCAGCCAAGCTTAAGGAGCTATACATGGCCAAAGATTTCGGTCAGTACGCCATGAAAAACGGAAAGATGCCTGTTGCCTTCCTATCAAACAACGACATCACCGGTGGTAACTCGGGTAGCCCAATCATGAACGCCAAAGGCGAGCTTATTGGTGCCGCTTTCGACGGTAACTGGGAGGCTATGAGCGGCGATATCGCCTTCGAACCAGCCCTACAGCGTACCATCAGCGTAGACATCCGCTACGTGCTATTTATTGTAGACAAGTTTGCAGGTGCAAAACACCTGATCGACGAAATGACTATTGCAAAATAG
- the rnhA gene encoding ribonuclease HI has product MENNETYNITLYTDGAASGNPGPGGYGTLLIWGPHVKELSEGFELTTNNRMELLAVIRGLQALKFPKCNVTIYSDSKYVVDAVDKGWVFGWEKTRFKNKKNPDLWMEFLREYRKHSVKFIWVKGHANIPGNERCDRLAVAAAADKKNLKVDYGYVNSTDSGAME; this is encoded by the coding sequence ATGGAAAACAACGAAACCTACAATATCACCCTCTACACCGATGGAGCAGCCAGCGGTAACCCCGGTCCTGGCGGATACGGCACCCTGCTCATTTGGGGACCACACGTTAAGGAGCTCTCCGAAGGTTTTGAGCTAACCACCAACAACCGAATGGAGCTGCTGGCCGTTATCCGAGGCCTACAGGCGCTCAAATTCCCTAAATGTAACGTTACCATCTACTCCGACTCCAAGTATGTGGTGGATGCGGTGGATAAAGGCTGGGTTTTTGGCTGGGAAAAGACCCGCTTTAAGAATAAAAAGAACCCCGACCTGTGGATGGAGTTCCTCCGCGAGTACCGCAAGCACAGCGTTAAGTTTATTTGGGTAAAAGGCCATGCCAACATCCCGGGCAACGAGCGCTGCGACCGCCTAGCTGTGGCCGCCGCCGCCGACAAAAAGAACCTAAAGGTAGACTACGGCTACGTAAACAGCACCGACAGCGGGGCAATGGAGTAG